A region from the Xylanivirga thermophila genome encodes:
- a CDS encoding glycosyltransferase family 4 protein, which produces MRKKLAFVVQRYGEEVNGGSEQYCRQVAEKLSSFYDVEVLTTCVVDYNEWKNKYKEGLYSVNGIRVRRFAVDKKRERRAFDALSAKVYGHRSFDNVGDEIRWMELQGPHCPRLIDYIKYNRDKYDVFIFMTYLYYTTFFGLQQVPEKSMLISTAHDEPPIYLDIFYPLFHLPRAMVYLTEEEKAFVNKKFNNDYKPSDVVGIGIDVPQDVNPQRFREKHGIDDDYIVYAGRIDQSKGCDELFEYFIRYKREHQSNLKLVMMGKPAMDIPKHKDILPLGFVSEEDKYDGMAGAKLLVLPSYFESLSMSVLESLGLGVPILVNGRCDVLKGHCIRSNAGFYYRGYYEFAECINVLLKKTDIYNKMSKNGLFYVSFHYTWDRVMDKYKALIDEL; this is translated from the coding sequence ATGAGAAAAAAATTAGCGTTTGTGGTTCAAAGGTATGGAGAAGAGGTAAACGGTGGATCGGAACAATATTGTAGGCAAGTAGCTGAGAAATTATCAAGCTTTTATGATGTAGAGGTCTTGACCACCTGTGTTGTAGACTATAACGAGTGGAAAAATAAATACAAGGAAGGTTTATATAGTGTAAACGGTATAAGGGTCAGAAGGTTTGCAGTAGATAAAAAGAGGGAACGGAGGGCATTTGACGCTTTATCAGCAAAAGTATATGGTCATAGGAGTTTTGATAATGTAGGTGATGAGATTAGGTGGATGGAGCTGCAAGGTCCTCATTGTCCAAGACTTATAGATTACATAAAGTATAATAGGGATAAATATGATGTATTTATATTTATGACTTATCTTTACTATACGACTTTTTTTGGATTGCAGCAGGTACCGGAGAAGTCCATGTTAATATCCACTGCACATGATGAACCGCCTATATATCTGGATATTTTTTATCCACTATTTCATCTTCCTCGGGCAATGGTGTATCTTACAGAGGAAGAAAAGGCATTTGTAAACAAAAAGTTTAACAATGACTACAAACCTTCTGATGTGGTGGGAATAGGCATAGATGTGCCACAGGATGTAAACCCTCAAAGATTTAGGGAAAAACATGGAATAGATGATGATTATATAGTATATGCAGGTAGGATAGATCAGTCAAAAGGATGTGACGAGCTTTTTGAATATTTCATACGGTATAAAAGGGAGCATCAATCAAATTTAAAGCTGGTCATGATGGGTAAGCCTGCCATGGATATACCGAAGCATAAGGATATACTGCCTTTGGGCTTTGTAAGCGAAGAGGACAAGTATGATGGTATGGCGGGAGCTAAATTATTGGTGCTTCCGTCTTATTTTGAGAGCTTATCTATGTCAGTGCTAGAGAGCCTAGGACTTGGAGTGCCGATACTGGTAAATGGCAGGTGTGATGTCTTAAAAGGGCATTGTATAAGGAGCAACGCCGGGTTTTATTATAGGGGCTATTATGAGTTTGCAGAGTGCATAAATGTGCTTTTAAAAAAGACTGATATATACAATAAGATGAGTAAAAATGGACTCTTTTATGTATCATTCCATTATACATGGGACAGGGTGATGGATAAGTATAAAGCTCTTATAGATGAGTTGTAG